From the genome of Flavobacterium ovatum, one region includes:
- a CDS encoding PAS domain-containing sensor histidine kinase, which yields MRMRKMMRIINNASNNNFNADAKFEDFFNHSLDLLCIAGYDGYFKKINPAVCKLLEYSKDELLSRPINDFVYHEDKTQTKSARNSLRERNPLIDFENRYQTKSGKLVWLLWTSTPLENEKLIYAVGKNITYKKKLEEERNYHLAKLTQINNDFKQLTYTATHDLRSPVNNLISIFELLDTNKIKDPDTLEYISIIKETSHNLRDSLNEYISIFNERNKSSASLEYLNLEEVLEEVLYSISSLISNSKTTINIDFSELENISFNKIYLKSVFLNLITNSIKYSKPDVLPIISIYTKMIDGQKQLIITDNGIGFNMKKVGNKIFGLHQKFSNNTDSNGIGLYLVYNHINNLGGKINVDSKLNEGAKFTITFRD from the coding sequence ATGAGGATGAGAAAAATGATGCGCATTATTAATAATGCATCAAACAACAATTTTAACGCAGACGCTAAATTTGAAGATTTTTTTAATCATTCACTAGATTTGTTATGCATTGCTGGATATGATGGGTATTTTAAAAAAATTAATCCTGCTGTTTGTAAATTACTCGAATATTCGAAAGATGAATTATTATCAAGGCCTATCAATGATTTTGTTTATCATGAAGACAAAACTCAAACTAAATCAGCTAGAAACTCACTTAGGGAAAGAAATCCTTTAATCGATTTTGAAAATCGATACCAAACTAAAAGCGGTAAACTGGTATGGTTACTTTGGACTTCAACCCCTTTAGAAAATGAAAAATTAATTTACGCTGTTGGTAAAAACATTACTTATAAAAAGAAACTTGAGGAAGAACGCAATTATCATTTAGCAAAACTTACTCAAATCAATAATGACTTTAAACAATTAACTTATACTGCAACACACGATTTAAGATCGCCTGTGAATAATTTAATTTCAATATTTGAGTTGCTAGATACTAATAAAATAAAAGACCCTGATACTTTAGAGTACATTTCTATTATAAAAGAAACTTCTCACAATTTACGAGATTCATTAAATGAATACATATCTATTTTTAATGAGCGAAATAAAAGTAGTGCTTCACTTGAATATCTAAATTTAGAAGAAGTATTAGAAGAAGTACTTTATTCAATTAGTTCACTAATTTCTAATTCAAAAACTACGATCAATATTGATTTTTCTGAACTTGAAAATATTAGTTTTAATAAAATATATTTAAAAAGCGTTTTTTTAAATTTGATTACAAACTCTATTAAATACTCAAAACCTGATGTTTTACCTATTATATCTATTTATACTAAAATGATTGATGGTCAAAAGCAATTAATTATTACGGATAATGGCATTGGTTTTAATATGAAAAAAGTCGGAAATAAAATTTTCGGCTTACATCAAAAGTTTAGCAACAATACAGATAGCAATGGTATTGGACTTTATTTAGTTTATAACCATATCAATAATCTGGGGGGTAAAATTAATGTTGACAGTAAATTAAATGAAGGCGCAAAATTTACCATAACCTTTAGAGACTAA